The DNA segment TTGCGCAGGAGATCGACCGCTTCTTTCGCGAGAACGGCGGGATCCTCACCGCGGCTGACCTTGCCGCGTACACGCCGGAGTGGACGGCACCGTTGCACACGACGTATCGCGGCTTCGACGTGTACTCCAACCCCTCGACGTCGCGCGGTGGCTTCGAGGTGCTGATGCAGGCCAACCTCGTGGAAGGGTTCGACCTGTCGAAGGGGGGCGCCGAGTCGTGGCATGCGCAGATCGAGGCCATCAAGGTCGCGAAGGCCGACATCTACCGGTACGTCGCCGACCCGTCGTTCCATCGGGTGCCCGCTGACGGGATGCTGTCCAAGGACTACGCCGCGGCGCGCCGCGCCCTCATCGATCCGGCGCGCTCGGGCGGCTATCCTGCCGCCGGCGTGCCGCCGGGGGCACCGTCGGGCGCAACGCCTGGCGCCGCACTGCCGGGCGCGGGCGGGCCGGTCTTCGACGAACGCTATGATGGCGAGTTGCACACCACGTCGTTCTCCGTGGTGGACAAGGCGGGGAACGCGGTGGGCGTGACGCCGACGTTAGGCGGGCTGTTCGGCAACAACGTGGTGGTGGGGCGGACCGGGCTCCTCCTCAACAACGGGATGCGCATCGGCTCGACGTCGCCGTATCCCACCGACGTGAACTACGTGGCGGCGGGAAAGATCCCGATCCTCAACAATGCGCCCGTCGTGGTCCTCAAGGATGGCGCGCTGCGCTTCGTCTTCGGGACGCCGGGTGGCGAGACGATTGGGCAGACCGAGTTCCAGGTCCTCGTGCGCCTGGTCGACGAGCGGCTCCCGGTACAGGAGGCCATCGAGGCGCCGCGCTTCGTCCTCGACGCAGACCCTAACTTCTACAAGCCGGGCGCGGCCGTCGAAGTGCGCATCGAGGGGCGGGCCAACGCCGACGAGATCGCCGCGCTGCGGGCCAGGGGGCACAAGGTCACCGTCCTCCCGGGGTGGGGGAGCCTTGGACACATGCAGGTCATCGCCGTCGACCCACGCACGGGTCGCCTCATTGCCGGTGCCGACCCGCGTCGCACGGGGTACGCGATGGGGTTCTGAGTGCGCGAGGCGGGCACTCGTTGCAACGCTCTGTCCTGAAGAGCTTTTCACACGGAGAGGAACCGATACGCAGAGGTCCACCCCGAATCGGGGTGGACCTCCGCGACGTGCACCTGGCCTTGCGCCCGCGCCTAACGGTAGATGAAGGCGCCGAGTTCGGTGGGGTGGACGCTGCGCGTGAATCGGTCGGCGTCCTGGTTCAGCGGATCGCCGCCGATGGCGCGACGGATGGCCGGGCTCGTCGATCGCAGGTGGAAGTCGTTCGAGCCGGGGAAGACGAAGAGCGGATCGACCTTGATGGGACGCGAGCCAAGCTTCTCGGGTGCCCATGTCGACTTCCCCACCGGGTAGACGACGTTGTTGTCGATTACCGCGTTCGTCGCGCTGGCGGCGCTCTCCATCACCGTCGTCGCATTCTGGTACGAGATGTTGTCGTGAATCCGCGAGTTACGGATGTTCGTGGTCTCGACGCGGATCCCGGTCCCGTAGTCGCCACACCCCCACAGCTTGCAGTACGGCGGCTTGTTGGCGGTATAACCGTTGTAGCTCGTCGTGTTGCCGTAGATCGCGATGTTCTCGCGCAACCCGTTCTTGCCGTAGCCGCTGATCTCGATCCCGTCGTAGCCGTTGCGGTACACCAGGTTGTCATGGACGCGCACGTTGCGCACGGTCCCGCCCTCCTCGGAGGCGATGGTGATTCCCGCTGCGGTGTTCCAGACGCGATTGCCCGCGACCTCGACATCCTCCAGCGTCTTGTCCCACGCATCGATGTAGATGCCCAGCTGCACCAGGTTCCACACCTTGTTGTAGCGCACGTAGCCGTGCTTCGACGCCTCCTTCACGTCGATCCCCTCGCCGCCGCCGGGCTGCACCGACGAACCGGTCTGCCGCGCATCGTGCACCAGGTTCTCCGCGACGTCGAAGGTGTCGACGCTCACGATCGAGATCCCCTCCTGGCAGGTGATGCCGCGACCGTACGCTCCCAGGTAGCAGAAGTTGGAGAAGTCGTTGTTGTAGACCTTGATGTTGTAGCTGCTGAGCGCGTACAGCGCCGAGGCGCCTGACGTGGTGCTCGTGACTCCCTGCACCGTGACGCGGTTGGCCGACTGGATCATGACGCCGAAGAAGCCCGAGTTCTGCAGCGTGAGCCCGGTGACGACCACGTTGGTGGAGTTCTTCACATTGACGAGCCCACTCCACAGGAGCGACTTCCCGGTCGGGTCCCTGAGAATCGCCGCGCCGTTGCCACGCAGGACGAAGGGCGCGGCCGGCGTCCCGAACTTCTTCTGGATCAGGACGCCGGTGGTGAGCGCGTACGTTCCAGCCTGCACCACGACGGTGTCGCTGGCGGCCGCTCTGTTCACCCCCTTCTGCACGGTGCGGAACGGAAGCGTGGCCGTCCCCGGATTGGCGTCGCTCCCGTTAGGGGCGACATACCAACTACGCGGTGCAGCCGGCGCAACCGCGAGGCTGGCGTCGAGCGATTCGCTGATCGCCGGATCGATTCCCGGGTCGGTGGGCGAGGACGTGTCGCACGCGACGAGCGCGGCGAGGGTGACGACGCCAAGGGCGGTGGCGAGCGGGCGCAACCTGGTCATGTCGAGGCGCATGCTGAGTGTTGAGCGGCAGGAGGCTGAGTACTCTCTGCCTATGACGGCGAGTCGCTGGCTCGCGAAACACCCGCATCGCATCCCTGGCCCGTCCATCCCGCGAGCGGTCGCGCTCGGCAATCTGAAGCGGCTGCGTTCGCCATTCTGTGACCGGTGACCATCGCCCGTGTCGCTCACATCACGTCGACCTCCCGTCGATGCACGCGACGCTTGGACTGTCGGCGCGACCACGGCGAGAGAGCACCCAAAGCGAGCGCGTGGGAGGCGGCGAGCGGGACATTTTGACCGACCTTGACCAGCGGGTTATTGTCTCCGCGCCCCTCCTCGCCTTTCCCTCACCGGCCATGCTGAACCTTCAAGACGCCGCGCAGGTCGCCGAGATCACCACGCGAATTCGTGCGCTACGCCCGGACTCCCCCCGGCAGTGGGGAAAGATGACGGCACCTCAGATGGTGGCGCACTGTTCCATCGCGCTGGAGGCCGCACTCGGCGAACGGCATGTGCCGCGCCTCTTCGTGGGGCGCTTGCTCGGGGGATTCGTGAAGAAGGCCGTGCTGGGCAAGGACGGCCCGTTCGCGAAGAACGCTCCCACCGCCCCGTCGTACGTCGTGGCCGACGAGCGGGACCTGGAGCGCGAGCGCTCGCGCCTGCTCGCGCTCGTCGACCGCTTTGCATCTGGCGGCTCAGGTGCGTGCACGAAGGAACCGCACGCCTTCTTCGGGACGCTCACGCCTGACGAGTGGGCGGTGCTGATGTACAAGCACCTGGATCATCACCTGCGACAGTTTGGCGTGTAGGCGCCATCTCACGGAGCGGACTCATGCAACGCGTAACCGGCATTGGCGGCATCTTCTTCAAGGCGAAGGACCCCGTGGCCCTCCGCGCCTGGTACCAGCAACATCTCGGGATCGACGTGCAAGCGTGGGGTGGGACGGCCTTTCGCTGGGTGGATGCGAATGGCAACGCCTGCAACGGGTCCACGGTGTGGTCCATCATGCCGGACGCGTCGAAGTACTATGCGCCGAGCACCGCGCCCTTCATGGTCAAC comes from the Gemmatimonadaceae bacterium genome and includes:
- a CDS encoding gamma-glutamyltransferase family protein translates to MHAIRISATRAIVATAFARVVRSQLRRALAALALMQLFFVPRAVLAQQQAAEAPASGGRFQTRPAVTGLNGVVAAGHPVASGAGLRILMQGGNAFDAAVAVGAAAAMGEPEMNGIGGNGFMTIFHKASGKVWSLSMTGAAPRALAPGDMTPATLNAGMKAGIVPGNLGGYLALLQRFGSKSLGEVLAPAIELAEQGYPLDRLTAQSIDRGKGNLSRYPTTSALFLPGGAPIKAGELYRNPDYAATLRKLVEAERKARGRGASRSASIQAAFDRFYKGDIAQEIDRFFRENGGILTAADLAAYTPEWTAPLHTTYRGFDVYSNPSTSRGGFEVLMQANLVEGFDLSKGGAESWHAQIEAIKVAKADIYRYVADPSFHRVPADGMLSKDYAAARRALIDPARSGGYPAAGVPPGAPSGATPGAALPGAGGPVFDERYDGELHTTSFSVVDKAGNAVGVTPTLGGLFGNNVVVGRTGLLLNNGMRIGSTSPYPTDVNYVAAGKIPILNNAPVVVLKDGALRFVFGTPGGETIGQTEFQVLVRLVDERLPVQEAIEAPRFVLDADPNFYKPGAAVEVRIEGRANADEIAALRARGHKVTVLPGWGSLGHMQVIAVDPRTGRLIAGADPRRTGYAMGF
- a CDS encoding DUF1569 domain-containing protein; the encoded protein is MLNLQDAAQVAEITTRIRALRPDSPRQWGKMTAPQMVAHCSIALEAALGERHVPRLFVGRLLGGFVKKAVLGKDGPFAKNAPTAPSYVVADERDLERERSRLLALVDRFASGGSGACTKEPHAFFGTLTPDEWAVLMYKHLDHHLRQFGV
- a CDS encoding right-handed parallel beta-helix repeat-containing protein — its product is MTRLRPLATALGVVTLAALVACDTSSPTDPGIDPAISESLDASLAVAPAAPRSWYVAPNGSDANPGTATLPFRTVQKGVNRAAASDTVVVQAGTYALTTGVLIQKKFGTPAAPFVLRGNGAAILRDPTGKSLLWSGLVNVKNSTNVVVTGLTLQNSGFFGVMIQSANRVTVQGVTSTTSGASALYALSSYNIKVYNNDFSNFCYLGAYGRGITCQEGISIVSVDTFDVAENLVHDARQTGSSVQPGGGEGIDVKEASKHGYVRYNKVWNLVQLGIYIDAWDKTLEDVEVAGNRVWNTAAGITIASEEGGTVRNVRVHDNLVYRNGYDGIEISGYGKNGLRENIAIYGNTTSYNGYTANKPPYCKLWGCGDYGTGIRVETTNIRNSRIHDNISYQNATTVMESAASATNAVIDNNVVYPVGKSTWAPEKLGSRPIKVDPLFVFPGSNDFHLRSTSPAIRRAIGGDPLNQDADRFTRSVHPTELGAFIYR